GGCGGGGCTCAGCACTTTTTAGTCCTCTTCTACCTGCATTATTGGAGGTTAAAAGCTGTGGGTTTTTATAACTGtccttgtgttctttctttggcaGTTAAGTGTTACACCTAGATTCTTTGTCTTCCTATTATTACTTGGATGCTCAAAGATTTGGCTCTTAAATTAGCGCACCGTGAAAGCAGGACCTGTGGTTAACTTGCCATTTCTGTGTCCATTTCAGGTTCCAAGGAGTTAATCTGTTGTTTCTTCTATGTGAGTGTGGGCTGCTGTCTAGTGCAGATCAAGCTGAAAGGGACAAGTGCTAGCTGTGTCTACTAGTACCTGTGTGATAGTAGGTACAGTCCCAAGCTCAGTCCATCTTTCGCCCCGGGAAATGCCTCAGGTGCTGCGTTCTTGAGGCCTGCTATCTTCCAGCCTTTCCCGTGAAGGAGCGTCAATACGATGGGGTTTGTTGGCAGATTTTTGTTTTTGCTCTTGCTGGTGGTCACCACCCCTGCCTTGGGCCAACTGCCGTCGCAAGACATCCTCGCGCTCCTGGCCTTCAAGAAGGGAATCACCCATGACCCTGCTGGTTTCGTCACGGACTCCTGGAATGACGAGTCAATTGACTTCAATGGCTGCCCGGCCTCCTGGAACGGCGTCGTGTGCAATGGCGCCAGCGTGGCTGGAGTTGTGCTTGACGGGCATCGGATCTCAGGTGTTGCCGATCTCTCCGTGTTTGCCAACCTGACCATGCTTGTCAAGCTCTCCATGGCCAATAACAATCTCTCCGGGAGCCTCCCTAGCAATGTGGCTAGTCTCAAGAGCTTGAAGTTCCTGGACATCTCCAACAACCGGTTCTCGGGTCCAATCCCTGATGATATTGGCAGTCTCCGGAGCCTGCAGAACATGTCGCTTGCCGGGAACAACTTCTCAGGTCCATTGCCTGACTCCATTGACGGGCTCGCGTCGCTTCAGTCGCTGGATGTGAGCGGCAATGCTCTGTCTGGCTCATTGCCGGCAGCTCTGAAAGGTCTTCGGAGCATGGTTGCTCTGAACCTCTCATATAATGCCTTCACAAAGGGCATTCCTGCTGGGCTTGGCCTCCTTGTGAACCTCCAGTCTGTGGATCTGTGCTGGAATCAATTGGATGGTGGTGTCGATTGGAAATTCTTGATTGAGTCAACTGTTACTCATGTTGACTTCAGTGGAAACTTGCTCACCAGCACCACCCCCAAAGAACTCAAGTTTCTCGCAGATATTTCAGAGACAGTTGTATATCTGAACCTTAGCAACAACAAGTTGACCGGGTCACTGATAGATGGAGTTGAGCTCTCAACTTTTGGGAGATTGAAGGTGCTTGATCTGAGTAGTAATGAGCTGTCTGGAGACCTCCCAGGATTCAATTATGTTTATGATCTTGAAGTTTTGCGCCTTGCAAACAATGGATTCACTGGGTTTGTACCTAGTGGACTTCTAAAGGGAGATTCTCTGGTGTTGAACCAACTGGACCTTAGTGCAAACAACCTGACAGGTATAAGCTCTAATTCAGAATTTATGCTTTTGATCCCCTCGCTATTTCATTTTATGCATGGCATGCAATGCTCATTCTGATTATATTGCAAGTTTGATCCATCTATTTACAGCTCTTTGGGTTTTTATCTCGCACCTGGTTTCTTTATTTATGTCAGCTGATTTTGTTATGACAAATATGATCTTAGCTGGTGATTACTGGAAACAAGTTGATCTCTCACTGGTCAGTGGTTGACTTAGTATGGTACCAGTTTGTCAATTCTATATTTCAAATTGTCTGTTCAGAATCACATTTCTATGTGCAAACGGATGTACATATTGCTGTCTACTGTGGCATTGCCTACAAACTAAATTGATTTTCTCCTTTGCAACTACTTGATTGAGGATTGCTCGCATGATAAAAGTTTGGGCGTGCAGAGTCAAGTTGTTAGCATAATAGGGAGTTGATGATATGGCATAACACTACAGATAATATGGAGAAGTTATGTTGAGTGAAATTAAGTATGCTATGCATTTCATGCATCGCACCAAACCTACTAGATTGCTGATAATTATGTGCATGTTTTTTGACATGATGAGAAGCAGGTTAGTTAGGATATATATCCTGAAAGAGAAGTGAATGGGGGATGACCCAACAAACCAAACGGTTTTGTTTAAATAAACTGCAATATGCATTTCTGTTGTCAGTACATATTGCATGAGAGTAGCATGTTCATGTGTACTGTTCCATTAGTAATCGTCTGCTGGGTTAATTTCCCATCAGATGCCATGCTTCATTCACCTTTCTTGGTAGATCATTTACCACTGTAAGGTAGAGTGGACTACAGCCCTATGCAGGACAGCGCTAGGCCATTTGTTGTTGGCTAGCCCTATGCAGTACAGAGCTATGCTATGGTTGTGTCGTACAGTTCCATTTCATAATTATGGCACTGTTATCTGATGCTTCACAGATGCGTCCGATGTAAAATTATCTTTCCTTTTCTCAGCATTAGAAAAATGTGGAAAATCCATGTGTAAATGCATGCATAATTATCTGCAGTTTTACTTTTGGAGCATGGCATTGTCCACGATGATAATCTGTCAGTATCTGCCCATCAGTTTCTAAGTGTTAGTTTTTTTTACTAACTGTAGTTCTCTGTGCTGTGCAGGACATATCAATATGATCACATCAACTACCTTGCAGATCCTTAATTTGTCCTCAAATGCTCTTTTTGGGGATCTACCATTGCTTGCTGGAAGCTGCACTGTGTTAGATCTATCAAATAACCAGTTCCGAGGAAATTTATCAGTTTTTACCAAATGGAGCAATGACTTGGAATATGTTGACCTCAGCCAGAACAATCTAACTGGGAGTATGCCTGATGTGAGCTCACAATTCCTTCGCCTAAACTACCTGAACCTTTCTCATAATTCTCTAGCTGATACCATACCTGAAGCTGTTGTTTTGTATCCCAAACTTACTGTCCTTGACCTCAGCTCCAATCAGTTTAGTGGTCCTATTCCTGCTAATCTACTCTCTTCCTCCATGCTGCATGAGCTCTACATCCAGGATAACATGCTTACTGGTGGCGTGTCGTTCCCAGGATCCTCGTCCAAAAATTTGAGTCTTGAAGTGCTTGATATTTCTGGAAACCATTTTAGTGGCAGCCTCCCTGATGATGTAGTCTCCTTGTCTGGCCTCCGTGTCCTTGACATATCCTCAAACAATTTCTCCGGAGCTTTACCAGCCACTGTCACTAAGCTTGCAGCACTTACCGCACTTGACATATCAACGAACCAGTTCACGGGACCACTGCCAGACGCACTTCCGGATACTCTTCAGTCCCTCAATGCCTCTTATAATGACCTATCTGGTGTCGTGCCTGTGAACTTGAGAAAGTTCCCAGAATCTTCTTTCCATCCTGGGAACTCGAGATTAGAGTATCCTGCTAGCTCATCTGGATCCGGCAATCCCCACTCTGGTTCAGCAGGTGGCAAATCACTCAGCACAGGTGCTAAAATAGGACTTGTAGCAGCTAGCATTGTTCTTCTTGTCATCCTTATCCTTATTACTATTGTATGCCACTACAAGCGGATCTCACGGCAGTTCCCTAGCTCAGAGAAGGTCTCTGACAAGAACCTCCACAGGGCTACTAAAGACATTGAGAGCATGAAAAGAAAGGACAACAAAGGTAGTTCGGAGGTGTCGGCGGATGATCTTGGCGCTCCTCGAAAGGGCTCCACATCCGAAGCACCGAGCCAAGAAGAGAAGTTGTCAGGTGTGGGGGCATTTTCACCATCCAAGGGGAGCCGCTTCTCTTGGTCACCGGATTCTGGAGAGGCGTATGGACAGGAAGGCCTAGCACGGCTGGACGTCAGGTCACCTGACAGGTTAGCAGGGGAGCTGCACTTCCTGGATGAAACCATCACGCTCACACCGGAGGAGCTGTCAAGGGCGCCAGCTGAAGTGCTTGGGAGGAGCAGCCACGGAACTTCGTACAGGGCAACATTGGAGAATGGTGTATTCTTGACAGTGAAGTGGCTGAGAGAAGGTGTTGCGAGGCCCAAGAGAGAGTTCACCAAGGAGGCCAAGAAATTTGCAAACATCCGGCATCCCAATGTAGTTGGCTTGCGTGGATACTACTGGGGTCCAACACCACATGAGAAACTCATCCTGTCAGACTATGTTTCGCCCGGAAGTCTGGCTAGCTTTTTGTACGGTAATACTATAATGCTCTCAGTTCATTGATTTCCAATTTCTgcagatgcattaataataatctGATAAAGAAACTCCTCATTCTATAAACTTATTGAGTCATTAATTCAACCTTCTTGTGTCTATGTTACTGAGCAGATCGGCCGGGGAGGAGAGGCCCTCCACTGACCTGGGCGCAGCGGCTCAAGATCGCGGTTGATGTGGCACGTGGCCTGAATTACCTCCATTTCGACCGTGCAATGCCTCATGGGAACCTCAAGGCCACCAACATCTTGCTGGACGGCCTTGACCTCAATGCCCGCATCGCCGACTACTGCCTGCACCGCCTGATGACCCAGGCCGGCGTCGTCGAGCAGATTGTCGACCTGGGGGCGCTGGGCTACCGTGCCCCGGAGCTGGCGGCATCCAAGAAGCCATCCCCCTCGTTCAAGTCTGACGTCTACGCCTTTGGTGTTGCGCTGCTGGAGCTCCTGACTGGCCGATGCGCGGGTGACGTCATCACGGGGTCTGAAGGCGGCGTCGACCTGACCGACTGGGTGCGGCTGCGGGTGGCGGAAGGCCAAGAATCGGAGTGCTTTGACCCGGCCATGGCTTCGGACTCGGAGAACCAGCAGGGGGTGAAGGGCATGAAGGAGGTGCTGGGCATTGCGTTGAGATGCATCCGACCGGTCTCCGAAAGGCCTGGGATCAAATCTGTCTACGAGGATCTTTCATCAATCTAGCTAGCCACCATCATTCTGTAGCTTTAGAGTTGGATGCTCATGTGCTGTTAGCTTGTGCCTCAAACACTGGTGTTTCTGTAGGTGTGTGGCATCAACTTGATGCCTGCAAGTTCAGATGGCAATGTCTCATTGGTTCCCAAGTGCCGCCGTGCTGTACTTACATTGTTTATTATGGAATCTGCTTTTGCAAGTAGATTAGCCAACTTTAGAGGAGTGCCCTCACCTGTCTTTTGAAATACGAAGTTCTTCTGTAGTTTACTCCTGTCAAGTGTACTGATCCGCACGTCACTTCTGTAGTTTCATATAGAGATTCATGCAGCAACCTGCACATTGATTTGACAGCAGTGCTTATCAATTCTAGAAAGCTAAACAAGCAACGACACCATTTAAATTTCATTACTTTATTTCGTGGAAGAAAAGGCAAATTTCTTTTAGAAGGGGATGAATCTGTAGCCAACTTGTTCACTGAATTGGAGGGAAACCGTTTTCAAAAGAAGAAAGGCTCACGCCATAAGTAAGATTCAGTGAAAAACGTTACCCTCCAATCACAGCTGTCCATGCTTCATAATATCAACTAGTCAAGTCTACAAAATTCTTCTCCAAGTATTGCAGGTGCTCAGATTCATCACAAAAGCAAACCTCATTCGTAGACGAGGATACGAAATGGTAAGCACAAGACAAACCCCCAACACATCCTTTTCTCAGCCAAGCCTTCAGGGTGCATAAAATGAGTTGTATTCTAGTGTTACATAGAGACAACTGCAATATGACAATCCTATCACTTGGCTTTCTCTTACCTTCTCTTGCAGGTTCTAACAAGCACCACAAATGGCACAAAGACTACTAACCAAGGAAACAGTCAATAACTACCACACTACACCAAATACCAGCTCAACATAGTCATCTAGCCACTCCAAAACAAAAAGAAGCACTCCGTGTTCCTCTAATCCAGATCTTTGCTAGCATCCGCGCAAGCCTTCCCACGAATGCACCATTACAACGGCACACAGAGAGAAACCAAGAAATAGTAAAATGTTACTCTGCCACTCCAAATACCAGCTCAGCCTAGTCATATCTGTCATCTCAGTTCTACACAAAACCAATCTAGATCTTTCCCAGTATCACCAGAAGCCCTCCCATGAGGCCAGCAGCGGCACACACT
This region of Triticum aestivum cultivar Chinese Spring chromosome 2D, IWGSC CS RefSeq v2.1, whole genome shotgun sequence genomic DNA includes:
- the LOC123052875 gene encoding LRR receptor-like serine/threonine-protein kinase GHR1; protein product: MGFVGRFLFLLLLVVTTPALGQLPSQDILALLAFKKGITHDPAGFVTDSWNDESIDFNGCPASWNGVVCNGASVAGVVLDGHRISGVADLSVFANLTMLVKLSMANNNLSGSLPSNVASLKSLKFLDISNNRFSGPIPDDIGSLRSLQNMSLAGNNFSGPLPDSIDGLASLQSLDVSGNALSGSLPAALKGLRSMVALNLSYNAFTKGIPAGLGLLVNLQSVDLCWNQLDGGVDWKFLIESTVTHVDFSGNLLTSTTPKELKFLADISETVVYLNLSNNKLTGSLIDGVELSTFGRLKVLDLSSNELSGDLPGFNYVYDLEVLRLANNGFTGFVPSGLLKGDSLVLNQLDLSANNLTGHINMITSTTLQILNLSSNALFGDLPLLAGSCTVLDLSNNQFRGNLSVFTKWSNDLEYVDLSQNNLTGSMPDVSSQFLRLNYLNLSHNSLADTIPEAVVLYPKLTVLDLSSNQFSGPIPANLLSSSMLHELYIQDNMLTGGVSFPGSSSKNLSLEVLDISGNHFSGSLPDDVVSLSGLRVLDISSNNFSGALPATVTKLAALTALDISTNQFTGPLPDALPDTLQSLNASYNDLSGVVPVNLRKFPESSFHPGNSRLEYPASSSGSGNPHSGSAGGKSLSTGAKIGLVAASIVLLVILILITIVCHYKRISRQFPSSEKVSDKNLHRATKDIESMKRKDNKGSSEVSADDLGAPRKGSTSEAPSQEEKLSGVGAFSPSKGSRFSWSPDSGEAYGQEGLARLDVRSPDRLAGELHFLDETITLTPEELSRAPAEVLGRSSHGTSYRATLENGVFLTVKWLREGVARPKREFTKEAKKFANIRHPNVVGLRGYYWGPTPHEKLILSDYVSPGSLASFLYDRPGRRGPPLTWAQRLKIAVDVARGLNYLHFDRAMPHGNLKATNILLDGLDLNARIADYCLHRLMTQAGVVEQIVDLGALGYRAPELAASKKPSPSFKSDVYAFGVALLELLTGRCAGDVITGSEGGVDLTDWVRLRVAEGQESECFDPAMASDSENQQGVKGMKEVLGIALRCIRPVSERPGIKSVYEDLSSI